In the Ctenopharyngodon idella isolate HZGC_01 chromosome 21, HZGC01, whole genome shotgun sequence genome, CATTTGATTACtggattacaatttctgtatttacaataataaaaaaaaaacctttcaaatACATGAACACACCCAGGAAATATGGGTTTCATTTGGACGAAAACCAAAAAACAAGCAGTCATAACTGCAACCATTTACAAGAAAATCTTCAAACCCATAGATCTTGACCAACCCACTGTCCACCATCACACTGGAACAGACATGACTGACAGGAGGGCAGGGATGAGTCTCCATTCGACCGGTCTGTTCTTAAATTTGCTTGAGTCATCTCTCCTCAATATTACAAGAGTCTGTTCATTCTGAGTCAGCCTCAGTCTCttttgactttttctttttcttcttcttctttgcgCTCTCTGTAACCTGCAAGTAAAAGGAGTTCGTTTAGAACATCATCCTTgtaactaaacaaacaaacgcaATCTTAATAACACTGACACATGTGACCAATCAAGACCTGCTGACCTCAGTTTCATCCTCTGCCGGAGCCTCAGCTGCTGCCTCCTCTGCTAGCttcaatttcttttctttcttctttttcttcttctcctttTTGCTTTCTTCCTCTGTCTTAGATGTATCCTGAGCAGCAGCTGCAGCGTCACTTTCACTTCCACTCTCATCACGTTTCCTCTAGAAAAACAAATCGTGTTAACCCAATACCAACAGAGAAGGAAAAATTTTTTGCATTTACAAGCACGTTTTTAAGACGACAATGCATTTGGgtaatataaactcattgacccCTTTTCTGACTAAGGTCATAAATGGCTTAAACGATCGACAAATCGAAAATGTCCTTACTGAGGATTTAAATGCATTCAGACAGAGCGAGCGTTTGGCGGTGAGAGAAGGAAaattagggctgccccctaatagtccaCTAAACATTGAATCAATGAGAAGCTCAGACGTCcaaatttgtcaaaaaaaaaaaaaaacctgtaggAATTAGCGCGGTCATGCAGTCTGTGAGGGACAGATCAATAACGTGGCGGATCCATGTAGTAATTACAGTATGACGGGCAGGAAACCCAAATGTTTGGCTATCattcatacatacacatatacatacatacatataacgCGGTTCACTTGCATTGGTTATTGGTTTCCATGTAAACTGGGACACTTAATTCAATAAGCTGATTTTTGTGAGTTATCACAGTATcggtgtgcatgtaaacatgctcTATGTGCTTCAGAAATCAAATTTACCTTTGGTCCAGTCTGAGCATCTTCACTCTTTTTCACCTTCGGTGTGCTAAGAGAAAGAGTAAAACACAAATGAGTGCACATTTCGTTCAAAACCCATATGACTTGAAATAATTCCAAGCAACAGGAAATTGGTTTGTCCAGAGAGCTCAGGTGACCGTCAGGCACACTGCAGACGGCACTATCCCGGCTCAGTGTTTTTCTTTAGCAGACATACTCCCTCTAGAGTCACAGCAGACCAAAAAGGGATAACAGTCTGCAGGAACAGCTCTACTAAAAATGATCAGTTGcactgattatttttctgatattTCAGCGTTTTATCTTTATTGGATATCAGTTTTGTAATAACATTCACTGATAAATGGCGCCATCCTGTGGGCACTTTAAGAATTTAAACTGCATGAATGTAATCGTGTTTTAGGCCCTGTTTctacctggtattaagatgtgttttggtcgatcagatcaaaAATGGATAGTCAAACACATTCGACCAGtttgcttttgtagtgtagaATGCTCACGTGGTCGAATGCGCtcgaacagccactaaagaccacctactctccgcctactgacttaACACGTAGACATTAGGGGAAGCGCTCTAGCCAGaagggatttaaactttgttggctgaaaACCCAAGTGTGGTTTGAAGAAttatagaccctcccctcgaagaaatcaggacagaagtggttgaaagtggacaagagacagattaaaacaccaggtggaaacaggaaTGTGTTTCCCTCGACTACTtgtgaccaaaacgcatcttaataccaggtggaaactgGGCCTTAAACTAGAAAGTAGACTTAATCTCTAGTAAAGTAGCACTTTTACAGCTATATGTACCTGTAGTCTACATAGCCCTCTTTCCAGTCTGCAGGAGTGCTGCCGTTCGGTTTGCCATGTTTGTCTAGAAGTCCTTTTTGAATCATCATTTTCTTCTGACTAGCCTGAAACAAGAATCGCCACACAACTTACTAAGCAAATGTGTACACCAACATCACCAATGAAAAGTGTGATTTCTCTTTATGTTCTTCACCTTTGGCCCAAGGCCCCATTTGCGTGGATATGTGTCTCGCTCCATAATGACCCTCTTGATTTTGGCAACAACCCCGTGGTCACATGTGGATATGACGGCTGTCGTCATCAGGGCAACCGCTGaggaaaaataaatcaaaatttgaatcTGCTTAAGGACATTAACTCTGGTACAGCCATCCATTTTACAGCCATCAGTCCTGGGTGATAGATGGACAGTCATCTTTGCAATAATGCTAATGCAATCTACATCACATCATGTGGCTCAGAATAGTGCATGCTGGGGTTACAAAACATTTGACATTTACCTGTACAAATGGCTTCTCCTTTAGTAGTTATAATGACTATGTCTTGATTCAGCTCAATACCATCTTCATACCGCAGGACACCTGGTAACATGATCTTAGCGCCGTAACATATAGCGTTCACCTGTTACAAAAACATGACGTTAGACTCGCCAGTCATCAGCGTTCTAAACCAATTGTGAAGTACGTAAAGCCAAGTTTCCATACAGCGCTGTCCTTCATGACAATCCTTTTGTGGGAGATGAGGAGTTTCTCCAGAGGGAAGATCACTCTCCTCAGGTAAGTCTCGTCTTTGTTGTGGTCAAACTGCCACTGGGCGTCCAACACGTCATGCATGGTCACCAAGTTATCCTTCGAGAAACAAACACTGGGATCAACCAACAAAAAGCTTTTATGTGGCCTCAATACTTTAATGTCATGCAACAgacattttattaattcttGATGGGTTTAAACCAATTCATTCTTTGCATCTGAACTATAAAACGCAGCTCGtgtatgtaaattttttttattaatttttttttttattaaggtgGGCAGCATACTGGTAGAAATTTGACATTTGCTATAAATTTGACTATTTTCTCTAAGGTAGTTATGTTCACATGAGACTGCAGTGCTGCACTGTCTCAGAGGatcatttacatgtttttaaGCATTAGTTTAAATGTTTGCAATTTTAAACCACTCAAGTGCcatttttaaactttacaaATTGAGtgccacattaaaaaaaaaaaaaaaaaaaaaaaaaaaaaggcacaagGAAGCGTTAagcataatattttttattcaaagacattaaaaaaaaataaataataaaataaaaactctccTTTGGGTAAAACATGGCACTACTCGCTGTCAATTTTTACTCAGCTGTCCAATGACAGTGCAAGAGGGGCAGGACAAATACCATACATCAatacaattctggataaattagAGAAAAattctcccacaattctgaatagataagtaaacaaaataacatgtaatttactaaaggttctgacaaaatgttaattgctgcagtctattttttttttttttttttttttttttttttaaatctgaacaaactgtttgaatgaatgattcaatgactcacgcATAAAGACTTcccttgtttcattactggatgaatctgtTCATGAATGTCTTGAATGATTCACTGACTCAAATACTTGCTTCATAACTGGATTCGTTTATGAACAAATCtattgaatgattcaatgactcactcataaagactcattactggatgaatgtgtttatatccaaactataaactttcATCCCAGTACTTCTATGATATGACtctttgtaaaacaaataatgATACTGCGCGGTTGAAGccgtttcatacctatacatgacaactgctctctctggataAACGGCAGTGCCAAGACAGATCTGAATCACTGTGACAGTTCATTATTACTTGTCTTTAGTAGTTGCTTGAGAACATTTTACATATTCAGTTAAGTTAGTAATAGGTTTCAAGGTGATACCGAAATTGGTAGCCGTCAGGCATTTAATAGGCTTTTAATGTTTTGGTATTGTAAATACCTGTTTTCCTACATAAACAACTATTgtgttattgtgaaataaaatgacaaaatgatttttaaacagTTTGCATGGTGATCTACATGGGGACATTGCATAGTCATCTGTTTCAATCTACAGCTAGTCATAAAAAtgtaacctaaccctaaccaaaAAAATTCCAGCATTTGAACAAGAGATTTTGTCAGGTTTAGATCATTTCTGGGTACAAATTTattaccccccaccccccctttttttttttttttttttttttttttttaaagttaagtaggcacacacacactcatccatccatcagacTGAGCTCTTAGGTTAGGAAATGGTGCAAGATGAACTGAGATTGCATCATTACTAGACTATGACTCTGATAAAGAACACGTTCTTAAAGAGTTAATGTAGGCTGAAGTTTGATGAAGGAGGTCAAAACATAACCActtcatgtttttattacccCTCAGCCATTTTCTGTACCAAAGAATAATTACCAGAACTGGGGAGAAAGCCCAGAACTGAACTCAACACTTTGGGTCTGCAGACAAGTTCTCAATGTACCTTTTCACCCAGGACACCAGATCGGACTCTCCGCAGCTCTTGCATCTGACCGCCAACTCCCAGCAGTAGACCCAGATGGACACAGAGTGTACGGATGTATGTGCCCGCTTCACAGCTCACCCAGAAAATACCTGCATGTGGATGGAACACAATTACTGACAATCGTACACTTtggaaataaagtcattatagTGCATCACAACCCTCTACACACACCTTGGCAATAAAATGGCCATTGGCTAATatatttgtgtgaaaatgataaattgGTTCATAAAACAGCACAGCTTTTTTacattaagaaacatttatacatGCTATGTTCTGTAAGTACACTATAGTTTACGGTGCATCAAATACACTGTGCATC is a window encoding:
- the dkc1 gene encoding H/ACA ribonucleoprotein complex subunit DKC1 isoform X2; this translates as MADMEIGSAKKEKKRKSQQISSGEVGDIQESGDFLIKPESKVASLDTSQWPLLLKNFDKLNIRTAHYTPLPHGSNPLKRNIHDYVRSGFINLDKPANPSSHEVVAWIKRILRVEKTGHSGTLDPKVTGCLIVCVERATRLVKSQQSAGKEYVGIVRLHNALENEHQLARALECLTGALFQRPPLIAAVKRQLRVRTIYESKLIEYDPERRLGIFWVSCEAGTYIRTLCVHLGLLLGVGGQMQELRRVRSGVLGEKDNLVTMHDVLDAQWQFDHNKDETYLRRVIFPLEKLLISHKRIVMKDSAVNAICYGAKIMLPGVLRYEDGIELNQDIVIITTKGEAICTAVALMTTAVISTCDHGVVAKIKRVIMERDTYPRKWGLGPKASQKKMMIQKGLLDKHGKPNGSTPADWKEGYVDYSTPKVKKSEDAQTGPKRKRDESGSESDAAAAAQDTSKTEEESKKEKKKKKKEKKLKLAEEAAAEAPAEDETEVTESAKKKKKKKKSKETEADSE
- the dkc1 gene encoding H/ACA ribonucleoprotein complex subunit DKC1 isoform X1; this translates as MDTLLSVICFPVGSAKKEKKRKSQQISSGEVGDIQESGDFLIKPESKVASLDTSQWPLLLKNFDKLNIRTAHYTPLPHGSNPLKRNIHDYVRSGFINLDKPANPSSHEVVAWIKRILRVEKTGHSGTLDPKVTGCLIVCVERATRLVKSQQSAGKEYVGIVRLHNALENEHQLARALECLTGALFQRPPLIAAVKRQLRVRTIYESKLIEYDPERRLGIFWVSCEAGTYIRTLCVHLGLLLGVGGQMQELRRVRSGVLGEKDNLVTMHDVLDAQWQFDHNKDETYLRRVIFPLEKLLISHKRIVMKDSAVNAICYGAKIMLPGVLRYEDGIELNQDIVIITTKGEAICTAVALMTTAVISTCDHGVVAKIKRVIMERDTYPRKWGLGPKASQKKMMIQKGLLDKHGKPNGSTPADWKEGYVDYSTPKVKKSEDAQTGPKRKRDESGSESDAAAAAQDTSKTEEESKKEKKKKKKEKKLKLAEEAAAEAPAEDETEVTESAKKKKKKKKSKETEADSE